The following proteins are co-located in the Komagataeibacter sp. FNDCF1 genome:
- a CDS encoding EAL domain-containing protein produces MSDITRISSSLLEKLPLAVMLADVSGRIVYSNSSATRMTGYDPADRDGTWLGRLFPEQMQPTDTPAAWTAPVTPVGPDCDTPQGRCATLRRRDGLGVPVRLWREGLEWEGTLYELIALHDRTAEEQAREDAAISALIMHATDRGILVLDPQYRITHANRAITSLLGIGPDALHNAPFGTLLSGAERDIETLRQFRQHLSRRTGFELDVQTRGPQGMDLWLRCAVTPHYAADGKLADIIVVLHDITHDRQLRNLQRDVVEALTDQFSLREMLDFMCRRIELIAPDCMAVVMLSTGAILHAGGHGGIPMPVLQAFEGLEASTAGGACGTAIATAEEVVIPDFGQETRWPALRAVACQHGLAAEWAVPIILRNGEVAGSFSLYFRKPGQPDRWHRRIVNACVHLAMLAVEQQRSRESIIRLSYSDRLTSLPNRAWLNRRMLELAARPPAVPLSVMIIDLDRFRKIVQALGQGRADQLLLEFASRLRHGIVGRDVLIRTEGDEFVVLTEESSGDITLLAERIIHNLEEPFSVDGIPVSMSGSIGISTHEDGQDMEELLRQAYTALAQAKKAGRCCYRFFHPSMNRQADDHVILASALREAIADNRLTLVYQPQVDLRTGELHGVEALSRWTDPVLGMVSPGRFIPVAEETGQIRELGIWSLRVACEQMADWIARGITVPTISVNLSAIQFQDPELVSQLATILHQTGVPPERLIVELTETAMIENFDQTVTTATAIRNLGIGLSMDDFGTGYSSLSNLASLPISEVKIDRSFMNGFGSTGNVRQVVTAIIRIGHTLGMTVIAEGVEEAEQCSQLREIGCDVIQGYYFGRPMDTSSLDRWISARRAAPAEVA; encoded by the coding sequence ATGTCGGACATCACACGGATTTCTTCCTCCCTGCTGGAGAAACTGCCGCTGGCCGTCATGCTGGCCGATGTCTCGGGCAGGATTGTCTACAGCAACAGCAGCGCCACGCGCATGACCGGCTACGATCCCGCCGATCGGGACGGGACATGGCTTGGCCGCCTGTTTCCCGAACAGATGCAGCCAACGGATACCCCGGCCGCATGGACCGCTCCGGTAACCCCGGTGGGACCGGACTGCGACACGCCGCAGGGACGCTGCGCCACCCTGCGCCGCAGGGACGGGCTGGGCGTGCCCGTACGCCTGTGGCGCGAGGGGCTGGAATGGGAAGGCACGCTATATGAGCTGATCGCACTTCATGACCGAACGGCGGAAGAACAGGCACGCGAGGATGCGGCCATAAGCGCCCTGATCATGCATGCGACCGACCGGGGCATTCTGGTGCTCGACCCGCAATACCGCATCACCCATGCCAACAGGGCCATCACCAGCCTGCTGGGCATCGGGCCGGATGCCCTGCACAACGCACCCTTCGGCACGCTCCTGTCCGGTGCGGAGCGCGATATCGAAACCCTGCGCCAGTTCCGCCAGCATCTCTCCCGCCGCACGGGTTTCGAACTGGATGTACAGACCCGTGGCCCGCAGGGCATGGATTTGTGGCTACGCTGTGCGGTAACCCCGCATTACGCGGCGGATGGCAAACTGGCGGATATCATTGTCGTCCTGCATGACATTACCCATGACCGCCAACTCCGTAACCTGCAGCGCGATGTGGTGGAAGCGCTGACGGATCAGTTTTCCCTGCGCGAAATGCTGGATTTCATGTGTCGCCGTATCGAACTGATCGCACCCGACTGCATGGCGGTGGTCATGTTGAGCACGGGCGCCATCCTGCATGCCGGCGGCCATGGCGGCATTCCCATGCCTGTACTGCAGGCGTTCGAGGGCCTGGAAGCCAGCACGGCGGGCGGCGCATGCGGCACCGCCATCGCCACGGCGGAAGAAGTGGTCATACCCGATTTCGGGCAGGAAACACGCTGGCCCGCATTGCGTGCGGTCGCATGCCAGCACGGGCTGGCAGCGGAATGGGCGGTGCCCATCATCCTGCGCAATGGCGAGGTGGCGGGCAGCTTCTCACTCTATTTCCGCAAGCCCGGCCAGCCGGACAGGTGGCACCGGCGCATTGTCAATGCCTGCGTGCATCTGGCCATGCTGGCCGTGGAGCAGCAGCGCAGCCGTGAATCCATTATCCGCCTGTCCTATTCCGACCGGCTGACCAGCCTGCCCAACCGCGCATGGCTCAACCGGCGCATGCTTGAACTGGCCGCACGCCCCCCCGCCGTACCGCTGAGTGTCATGATCATCGACCTCGACCGGTTCCGCAAGATCGTGCAGGCCTTGGGGCAGGGCCGTGCTGACCAGCTTCTGCTGGAATTCGCCAGCCGCCTGCGCCACGGCATTGTGGGGCGCGATGTCCTGATCCGTACCGAAGGCGACGAATTTGTCGTACTGACCGAAGAAAGCAGCGGCGACATCACCCTGCTGGCCGAACGGATCATCCACAACCTGGAAGAACCCTTCAGTGTTGACGGCATCCCGGTCAGCATGTCCGGCAGCATCGGCATCAGCACCCATGAAGATGGCCAGGACATGGAGGAACTGCTGCGCCAGGCCTACACCGCCCTGGCACAGGCCAAGAAGGCGGGGCGGTGCTGCTACCGCTTCTTCCACCCCTCCATGAACCGGCAGGCGGATGACCATGTCATCCTTGCTTCCGCATTGCGTGAAGCCATTGCCGATAACAGGCTGACCCTTGTCTACCAGCCGCAGGTCGACCTGCGCACGGGGGAACTGCACGGGGTGGAAGCCCTCTCGCGCTGGACCGACCCGGTACTGGGCATGGTCTCGCCCGGGCGCTTCATTCCAGTGGCGGAAGAAACCGGCCAGATCCGTGAACTGGGCATATGGTCGCTGCGCGTTGCATGCGAACAGATGGCAGACTGGATCGCACGCGGCATTACGGTACCGACGATATCGGTCAACCTCTCCGCCATCCAGTTCCAGGATCCCGAACTGGTCAGCCAGCTTGCCACCATCCTGCACCAGACCGGCGTACCGCCGGAGCGGCTGATCGTGGAACTGACCGAAACGGCGATGATCGAGAACTTCGACCAGACCGTGACAACCGCCACCGCCATCCGCAATCTTGGCATCGGGCTGTCCATGGATGATTTCGGCACCGGCTATTCCAGCCTGTCCAATCTTGCCAGCCTGCCCATAAGCGAGGTCAAGATCGACCGCAGCTTCATGAATGGTTTCGGCAGTACCGGCAATGTGCGGCAGGTAGTGACCGCCATCATCCGCATCGGCCACACGCTGGGCATGACCGTGATTGCCGAAGGGGTGGAGGAAGCCGAACAGTGCAGCCAGTTGCGCGAGATCGGCTGTGACGTGATCCAGGGTTACTATTTCGGTCGCCCCATGGACACGTCATCACTTGACAGGTGGATCAGCGCGCGCAGGGCCGCACCCGCTGAGGTTGCCTGA
- a CDS encoding MFS transporter: MDVPPVDTPVRQAVPPRASLRRRLAAHPVTILCVLCLFSLMDSVDQGGLTLVVDRIRRDLALSHVEASFLLGFASMAVSTLVLVPAGILVDMFSRRRLLFGTGCIWAAMSLTSGLARSFWPLFAARAGGAVADGVLKPASQSILRDVFPPERRGIPFSLYWGFFSLGSGISFYLSGSLIHAADHGFFAGWPIIGHFRPWQIVLALPGLCTLPLTALILLIDEPPRAQPPENPPGTPDATPASIAETFTFLRQYWWLYWPSLAYSVVWSVPNAGFLWTPSVLTESWTIPEAEIGHMIGTLGIAMSLVGTLGGGALVDMITRRAGPDAAIRITLVASALMAFVQTLILHVSTHAAIFTLIGMMFTLQGTINASYYVAIAAITPGRFMGRMFALQFLCLSLPGALAPTLIAETARLIRPGDGVRDAMAHAVNLNVGIGSALYLSLLVLFSFRIYRFRQQ, translated from the coding sequence GTGGATGTTCCCCCCGTTGATACCCCCGTGCGGCAGGCCGTGCCGCCGCGCGCCTCCCTGCGCCGGCGGCTGGCCGCCCATCCTGTTACCATTCTGTGTGTGCTCTGCCTGTTTTCGTTAATGGATTCGGTGGATCAGGGTGGTCTTACCCTTGTGGTGGACCGTATCCGGCGGGATCTTGCCCTTTCACATGTGGAAGCAAGCTTCCTGCTTGGTTTTGCCAGCATGGCGGTATCCACCCTTGTGCTCGTGCCCGCGGGTATCCTTGTTGACATGTTCAGCCGCAGGCGGCTCCTGTTCGGCACGGGGTGCATATGGGCGGCCATGTCGCTTACCAGCGGGCTGGCGCGCAGCTTCTGGCCGCTTTTTGCCGCGCGCGCTGGCGGGGCCGTGGCTGATGGCGTGCTCAAGCCCGCTTCCCAGTCCATCCTGCGTGACGTGTTCCCGCCTGAACGGCGTGGCATCCCCTTCAGCCTGTACTGGGGTTTCTTTTCGCTGGGCAGCGGTATCAGCTTCTATCTCAGCGGCAGCCTGATCCATGCGGCGGACCACGGTTTTTTTGCCGGCTGGCCCATTATCGGCCATTTCCGGCCATGGCAGATCGTTCTGGCGCTGCCGGGACTGTGCACCCTGCCACTGACGGCCCTGATCCTGCTGATTGACGAACCACCCCGCGCGCAACCACCTGAAAACCCGCCCGGCACGCCCGACGCCACACCGGCCAGTATCGCGGAGACCTTTACGTTCCTGCGGCAGTACTGGTGGCTGTACTGGCCATCGCTGGCCTATAGCGTCGTATGGTCGGTCCCGAATGCCGGATTTTTGTGGACGCCATCGGTCCTGACGGAAAGCTGGACCATCCCGGAAGCGGAAATCGGGCACATGATCGGCACGCTGGGCATTGCGATGAGCCTGGTCGGCACGTTGGGCGGTGGTGCGCTGGTGGATATGATTACCCGGCGCGCCGGCCCGGACGCGGCCATCCGCATTACCCTTGTTGCCAGTGCGCTGATGGCTTTCGTGCAGACGCTGATCCTGCATGTCAGTACGCATGCCGCCATTTTTACGCTGATCGGCATGATGTTCACGCTGCAGGGCACCATCAATGCCTCTTACTACGTCGCCATCGCGGCTATTACGCCCGGTCGCTTCATGGGACGCATGTTCGCGCTGCAGTTTCTGTGCCTGAGCCTGCCGGGCGCGCTGGCGCCTACCCTGATTGCCGAAACCGCGCGCCTGATCCGGCCGGGTGATGGCGTGCGCGACGCCATGGCGCATGCGGTTAACCTGAATGTCGGTATCGGCTCGGCGCTCTATCTGTCCCTGCTGGTGCTTTTTTCATTCCGGATATACCGCTTCCGCCAGCAGTAA
- a CDS encoding TauD/TfdA family dioxygenase — MSLTLTPPETTGRDPVRIVVDWRPFMTDHTIMAADVSDGDIDLRWSDGRQTRFNPFFLRDNCPCTLCTLPLTREQVFEIVDAPADLSVQSVSISASAAPSAVSDTVDGPTLDVVWSDGHRSAYPAGWLRAHATDDVSRAERRAMAGQPFIWGAEHADGLQTFDHDAIMHDDAALRAWLAALRTSGLTLVSGVPTQPDSLLGPAHRISHIRETNFGRVFDVKSKPTPDSAAYTSVNLPPHTDLPTRELQPGFQFLHCLVNDATGGESIFVDGFAIAQALRHEHPEHFATLTQTRMTFWNRDAHTDYRWSAPPVALDAMGEVSEIRFANFLRGPIDAPTARMPAIYAALRQFQAMTREPRFRIERRLSPGDMWVFDNRRVMHARREFDPQSGPRHLQGVYVDRDEVNSKYRILSRQGA, encoded by the coding sequence GTGAGCCTGACCCTGACCCCACCGGAGACGACCGGCCGCGACCCGGTCCGCATTGTCGTGGACTGGCGTCCCTTCATGACCGATCACACCATCATGGCGGCGGATGTGAGCGATGGCGACATCGACCTGCGATGGAGCGACGGGCGGCAGACGCGGTTCAACCCGTTTTTCCTGCGTGACAACTGCCCATGCACGCTGTGCACCCTGCCGCTGACGCGCGAGCAGGTGTTCGAGATCGTCGATGCACCGGCGGACCTGTCCGTGCAGTCAGTGTCCATCTCGGCCAGTGCCGCGCCCAGCGCGGTGTCCGATACCGTGGATGGCCCGACGCTGGATGTCGTCTGGTCCGACGGGCATCGCAGCGCCTACCCCGCGGGCTGGCTGCGCGCCCACGCCACCGATGATGTCTCCCGCGCCGAACGCCGCGCCATGGCCGGGCAGCCCTTCATCTGGGGGGCGGAGCATGCGGACGGGCTCCAGACATTCGATCACGATGCCATCATGCATGATGACGCGGCACTGCGGGCATGGCTTGCGGCATTGCGGACATCGGGGCTGACACTGGTTTCTGGCGTGCCCACGCAGCCGGACAGCCTGCTTGGTCCCGCGCACCGCATTTCCCATATCCGGGAGACGAATTTCGGTCGTGTCTTCGATGTAAAATCCAAGCCGACACCCGACAGTGCCGCCTATACATCGGTCAACCTGCCACCCCATACCGATCTGCCGACACGTGAACTGCAGCCGGGGTTCCAGTTCCTGCACTGTCTTGTCAACGATGCGACGGGCGGCGAAAGCATCTTTGTCGATGGCTTTGCCATTGCCCAGGCGCTGCGGCATGAACATCCCGAACATTTCGCCACCCTGACACAGACCCGGATGACGTTCTGGAACCGGGACGCCCATACGGATTACCGCTGGTCCGCGCCACCTGTCGCGCTGGATGCGATGGGCGAAGTCAGTGAAATCCGTTTCGCCAATTTCCTGCGCGGACCGATCGATGCGCCAACCGCGCGCATGCCCGCGATCTATGCGGCCCTGCGCCAGTTCCAGGCCATGACACGGGAGCCCCGCTTCAGGATCGAGCGCAGGCTTTCACCGGGGGACATGTGGGTTTTCGACAATCGTCGCGTCATGCATGCGCGCCGCGAATTCGACCCGCAGAGCGGCCCACGGCACCTGCAGGGGGTCTATGTGGACCGCGATGAAGTCAACTCGAAATACCGTATCCTGTCCCGACAGGGGGCCTAG
- a CDS encoding HD domain-containing protein, with protein sequence MFRSFDEATAADWKPIGEKFDRFQHEVVGHIVSALKLLRTLDLGYPVDRYVHCLQTATRAFRAGADEETVVCALIHDIGDALAPNNHGPFAATMVAPYLSPENTWLVKHHEEFQGYYYAQYFGGNPNAREAYRGHPAFERTAVFTDQWDQKAFDPDYDTMPLEAFMPALNRIFTRPAWGAHTKTGMRP encoded by the coding sequence ATGTTCCGCAGTTTCGATGAAGCCACGGCAGCGGACTGGAAGCCGATTGGCGAGAAATTCGATCGCTTCCAGCATGAGGTGGTCGGTCATATCGTATCCGCCCTGAAGCTGCTGCGCACCCTTGACCTGGGGTATCCGGTTGACCGGTATGTCCACTGTCTCCAGACCGCGACCCGTGCCTTCCGTGCCGGCGCGGATGAGGAAACGGTTGTCTGCGCGCTGATTCATGACATTGGCGATGCCCTGGCCCCCAACAATCATGGCCCCTTTGCCGCGACCATGGTTGCACCCTACCTCTCACCGGAAAATACATGGCTCGTGAAACATCACGAGGAATTCCAGGGTTATTATTACGCCCAGTATTTTGGCGGCAACCCGAATGCGCGTGAGGCCTATCGTGGTCATCCCGCCTTTGAACGCACGGCAGTCTTTACCGATCAGTGGGACCAGAAGGCGTTTGATCCGGATTACGACACCATGCCGCTGGAAGCCTTCATGCCTGCCCTGAACCGTATTTTCACCCGCCCCGCATGGGGTGCGCATACAAAGACAGGAATGCGCCCGTGA
- a CDS encoding TauD/TfdA family dioxygenase, whose amino-acid sequence MTVASVLDTPAKCSSTHPPAYVEAGALHVTRADARPLVLHPTWLRERLPDPRVIDPLTGQRLIEAAELPADLSILSISPEGRLCFSDGFETLLPPDWLARVMPPRPATQPVLWDGGLSLPEPVAFAAMRAPAQAGEAGNPALAVFLDRLATYGFAVVGGVPTDMDGALEFARLIGPIRITNWGGLADVRAIAQAYDLTMTPRHLEPHSDNPYREPVPGHILLHCLANDATGGESTLVDGFHAAEILRATSPQAFDILTRTEVLFRYHDATTLLESRAPLIALDGAGKVEQVRYSNRTEYIDALPPEILDRYYAARRAFWDLIRPDSPLTLRFKLAPGELLMMDNYRLFHGRTGYRLETGSRHMRQCYMDRDTVASRRDTLGRAPNP is encoded by the coding sequence ATGACCGTCGCGTCCGTTCTTGATACGCCTGCAAAATGCTCCAGTACCCACCCCCCGGCATATGTGGAAGCCGGTGCGCTGCACGTAACCCGGGCGGATGCGCGCCCGCTGGTGCTGCACCCCACATGGCTGCGCGAACGCCTGCCCGACCCGCGGGTCATTGACCCGCTGACGGGCCAGCGCCTGATAGAGGCGGCGGAACTGCCGGCCGATCTTTCGATCCTGTCCATCTCGCCCGAAGGCAGGCTGTGTTTTTCCGACGGGTTCGAAACACTGCTGCCGCCGGACTGGCTGGCGCGCGTCATGCCGCCCAGACCCGCAACGCAGCCCGTATTATGGGATGGCGGCCTGTCCCTGCCCGAACCCGTGGCGTTCGCGGCCATGCGTGCCCCGGCACAGGCAGGGGAAGCAGGCAATCCCGCGCTCGCAGTCTTTCTTGACCGTCTTGCCACTTATGGCTTCGCGGTGGTGGGCGGCGTGCCGACGGATATGGATGGCGCGCTGGAATTCGCGCGGCTGATCGGCCCGATCCGTATCACCAACTGGGGCGGACTGGCTGACGTGCGGGCCATCGCGCAGGCCTATGACCTGACCATGACCCCACGCCATCTGGAACCGCACAGCGACAATCCTTACCGTGAACCCGTGCCGGGCCATATCCTGCTGCATTGCCTGGCCAATGATGCGACGGGGGGCGAGTCCACGCTGGTTGACGGTTTTCATGCCGCCGAAATATTGCGCGCGACCAGTCCGCAGGCATTCGACATCCTGACCCGGACGGAAGTCCTGTTCCGCTATCATGATGCCACGACCCTGCTGGAAAGCCGCGCGCCGCTGATCGCGCTTGATGGCGCGGGCAAGGTGGAACAGGTCCGTTATTCCAACAGGACCGAATATATCGACGCCCTGCCACCTGAAATACTTGACCGATACTATGCCGCAAGGCGGGCATTCTGGGATCTGATCCGTCCGGACTCCCCACTGACCCTGCGCTTCAAGCTGGCGCCGGGGGAACTGCTGATGATGGACAATTACCGCCTGTTCCATGGCCGCACCGGCTACAGGCTGGAAACGGGCAGCCGCCACATGCGCCAGTGTTACATGGACCGCGATACCGTTGCCAGCCGCCGCGACACCCTGGGCCGTGCCCCGAACCCATAA
- a CDS encoding GlxA family transcriptional regulator: MPDDMAFWRQRWMRAAGQVGFLLLPQFSMLELFCAVDPLRIASRLGGGGFGWTLFSVDGGPVLSSNGTEISVDARFGDGPMPGVLFVVASYDPLLCVTVEMEHALRRMARHGVLLGAVDTGTFVLARAHLLSGRRVTLHWESSAAFTASFPDVEVTPNLYEFDRDRLTCAGGSAVIDMILFFIGLQGNADLLRSVAEQVIHPPMRPGAMTQRLAPRTRYALHDRRLVRAVELMERTIEHPLPMATIASVAGVSQRQFERLCHQHLKRSGKSFYLALRLERARQMLVDSDLPAADVALAAGFDNAAHFSRLFRRVFGCSPTAMRRAGAASAPEPIRTENNRGTKKGRMPGPDRTR, translated from the coding sequence ATGCCGGATGACATGGCCTTCTGGCGGCAACGCTGGATGCGGGCGGCCGGGCAGGTGGGTTTCCTGCTCCTGCCGCAGTTCTCGATGCTGGAACTGTTCTGCGCGGTCGACCCGCTGCGCATTGCCAGCAGGCTGGGTGGCGGCGGGTTTGGCTGGACGCTCTTTTCCGTCGATGGTGGGCCTGTCCTGTCATCCAACGGCACGGAAATCAGTGTGGATGCCCGCTTTGGTGATGGACCCATGCCCGGCGTGCTGTTCGTGGTGGCCAGTTATGACCCCCTGCTGTGCGTCACGGTGGAAATGGAGCATGCCCTGCGCCGCATGGCCCGCCATGGTGTCCTGCTGGGGGCGGTGGATACAGGCACGTTCGTGCTGGCCCGGGCCCATCTGCTTTCCGGTCGGCGGGTCACGCTGCACTGGGAATCGAGTGCGGCCTTTACCGCGTCCTTTCCCGATGTAGAGGTAACGCCCAATCTTTATGAATTTGATCGCGACCGGCTGACCTGCGCGGGCGGGTCCGCCGTGATCGACATGATTCTTTTCTTCATCGGGCTGCAGGGCAATGCCGACCTGCTCCGCAGTGTGGCCGAACAGGTCATCCACCCACCCATGCGCCCCGGCGCAATGACCCAGCGCCTGGCCCCGCGCACACGTTATGCGCTGCATGACCGCAGACTGGTCCGTGCGGTGGAACTCATGGAACGGACAATCGAGCATCCCCTGCCAATGGCGACCATCGCCAGTGTGGCGGGCGTATCGCAACGCCAGTTTGAGCGCCTGTGCCATCAGCACCTGAAACGATCGGGGAAAAGCTTCTACCTGGCGTTGCGGCTGGAACGCGCCCGCCAGATGCTGGTGGACAGCGACCTGCCGGCAGCCGATGTTGCACTGGCCGCGGGGTTTGACAACGCCGCGCATTTCTCGCGCCTGTTCCGCCGTGTATTCGGCTGTTCCCCCACCGCAATGCGCCGCGCGGGCGCGGCCTCCGCTCCGGAACCGATCAGGACAGAAAACAATCGGGGTACGAAGAAAGGACGGATGCCGGGTCCGGACAGGACACGATGA
- a CDS encoding alpha/beta fold hydrolase produces MQSVRKTFRFIMAVMVMAGTLGLSAPGRAADLSAAAMDRYDHQKKQMVLGPDMTLSYIEMGPRDGIPVVLIHGYTDSARDWEPLVPELSRRFHLIIPDLRGHGASSKPDCCYAVIDFAHDIRRLLDGLHIPRAMLVGHSLGSIVVQSFAENWPEHTQKVVLISSTGGRVDCPTGEQRKARAEGMDFRTPITRLHDPIDPDSAFMKEWWSSPTPVPAAFLDRQRHDAAAMPAKVWLAVLDQGLMALDVRPGLAHLHEPALLIWGEKDPIMLPEVRTTLIAALPQARTVIFPGLGHNPFWEDPHGVAREINHFIQAK; encoded by the coding sequence ATGCAGTCAGTTCGGAAAACATTCCGCTTCATCATGGCCGTCATGGTCATGGCCGGAACGCTGGGCCTGTCCGCCCCCGGCCGGGCGGCAGACCTGTCGGCTGCGGCCATGGACCGGTACGACCACCAGAAAAAGCAGATGGTCCTGGGGCCGGACATGACCCTGTCCTATATTGAAATGGGGCCGCGCGACGGCATACCCGTGGTTCTGATCCACGGCTATACGGACAGCGCGCGGGACTGGGAACCTCTGGTGCCCGAACTGTCACGCCGGTTTCATCTCATCATTCCCGACCTGCGGGGGCATGGCGCGTCATCGAAACCGGATTGTTGCTATGCCGTAATCGACTTTGCCCATGATATCCGTCGTCTGCTTGACGGTCTGCATATCCCGCGCGCCATGCTGGTCGGGCATTCGCTGGGCAGTATCGTCGTGCAGTCCTTTGCCGAGAACTGGCCCGAACATACGCAAAAGGTGGTGCTCATATCATCCACCGGCGGACGCGTGGACTGCCCGACCGGGGAACAGCGCAAGGCGCGGGCGGAGGGAATGGATTTCCGCACGCCCATTACCCGGCTGCATGATCCGATCGACCCGGATTCCGCCTTCATGAAGGAATGGTGGTCTTCCCCCACCCCTGTTCCCGCGGCGTTTCTGGACAGGCAGCGCCATGATGCAGCCGCCATGCCCGCCAAGGTCTGGCTGGCCGTGCTGGACCAGGGCCTGATGGCGCTTGATGTCCGTCCTGGCCTTGCACACCTGCATGAACCGGCATTGCTGATATGGGGGGAAAAGGACCCGATCATGCTGCCGGAAGTCCGTACAACACTGATTGCGGCACTACCGCAGGCCAGGACGGTCATATTTCCGGGGCTTGGACATAATCCATTCTGGGAAGACCCGCATGGCGTGGCGCGTGAGATCAATCATTTCATACAGGCGAAGTGA
- a CDS encoding carnitine 3-dehydrogenase: protein MTTGKMTDGLPARVAIVGGGVIGAGWAARFVLNGVDVAFFDPSPTAAQRAGAILEMARAAWARLFPAATTAEGRMTFHATLDEALEGATFVQESLPENEELKRTVLARIDAALPADVVIGSSTSGLLPTRLQAGLRHPERLVVGHPFNPVYLLPLVEVCGGERTTPETKEKAAAIYRRIGMQVLDVRKEIDGFIADRLLEAVWREGLWLIEEGVATTSELDDAIRYGAGLRWAFMGTFLTYRLAGGDAGMHHFLKQFGPALKLPWTKLVAPELTDELVERIATQSDEQAQGVPVRDLEVLRDDALVRIMQALSHVGTDGYAAGRTLNDFRKVRAHAAGADVPADGRLITHRCTVVPEWIDYNGHMTEHRYLQVFGDATDGLLAMIGADGDYVASGYSFYTVESHLRHLGQGYEGMKLEVQTRILDFDAKRLHIFHQIMDAATGEVLATAEQMLMHVDAEKGKTCPAPETILEIVRKIHAAEDNAEKPQGAGSSIMIRRKPT, encoded by the coding sequence ATGACGACAGGGAAAATGACGGACGGCCTGCCCGCGCGGGTTGCGATTGTTGGCGGTGGCGTGATCGGTGCCGGGTGGGCGGCGCGTTTTGTCCTTAACGGCGTGGATGTCGCCTTTTTTGATCCAAGCCCCACGGCGGCACAGCGCGCCGGTGCCATACTGGAGATGGCGCGCGCGGCCTGGGCACGGCTGTTTCCCGCTGCCACCACTGCCGAAGGGCGGATGACCTTTCATGCAACACTGGACGAAGCGCTTGAGGGCGCGACCTTCGTGCAGGAAAGCCTGCCGGAAAACGAGGAACTGAAGCGCACCGTACTGGCACGGATCGATGCCGCGCTACCGGCTGACGTGGTGATCGGGTCTTCCACTTCCGGCCTGCTGCCGACGCGGCTGCAGGCCGGGCTGCGCCACCCCGAACGGCTGGTGGTGGGCCATCCGTTCAACCCCGTCTATCTGCTGCCGCTGGTGGAAGTCTGTGGCGGGGAGAGGACAACACCGGAAACAAAGGAAAAGGCCGCCGCGATCTACCGCCGCATCGGGATGCAGGTCCTGGATGTACGCAAGGAAATTGACGGCTTCATCGCCGACCGCCTGCTGGAAGCCGTCTGGCGCGAAGGGCTGTGGCTGATCGAGGAAGGTGTTGCCACCACATCGGAACTGGATGACGCCATCCGGTACGGTGCTGGCCTGCGCTGGGCGTTCATGGGAACGTTCCTGACCTATCGCCTGGCGGGGGGGGATGCGGGGATGCATCATTTCCTCAAGCAGTTCGGGCCCGCACTCAAGCTGCCCTGGACCAAGCTGGTCGCCCCGGAACTGACGGATGAACTGGTCGAGCGTATTGCCACCCAGTCGGATGAACAGGCGCAGGGGGTTCCGGTCCGCGATCTGGAAGTGTTGCGTGATGATGCGCTGGTGCGGATCATGCAGGCGCTGTCCCATGTGGGTACGGATGGATACGCGGCGGGCCGCACCCTGAATGATTTCCGCAAGGTACGCGCGCACGCGGCCGGGGCGGACGTGCCGGCGGATGGCAGGCTCATCACTCATCGCTGCACCGTCGTGCCGGAATGGATCGATTATAACGGCCATATGACCGAGCATCGTTACCTGCAGGTTTTCGGGGATGCAACGGACGGCCTGCTGGCCATGATTGGTGCCGATGGGGATTATGTGGCGTCAGGCTACAGTTTCTATACGGTTGAAAGCCATCTGCGCCATCTCGGGCAGGGTTATGAGGGGATGAAGCTGGAGGTCCAGACGCGTATCCTCGATTTCGACGCCAAGCGGCTGCACATCTTCCACCAGATTATGGATGCCGCGACAGGCGAGGTCCTGGCAACGGCGGAACAGATGCTGATGCATGTCGATGCGGAAAAGGGCAAGACCTGTCCCGCGCCGGAAACCATTCTGGAGATTGTGCGGAAAATTCACGCGGCTGAGGACAATGCCGAAAAACCGCAGGGTGCAGGCAGTTCCATCATGATCCGGCGCAAGCCGACCTGA